The DNA sequence AGTAATCTACATTTTATATCACTCAAAAGCCCTGATTTCAGGGCTTTTAGCTAAGATTTATCGTTTAATTGCTGATTACAATTCAGACAGCCTGTCCTGAATCTCCTGTTTCCGGCCTTTGTCGGCAAGCTCACGGCCGATACGTTCCGGGGCATTAAGGGCTTTCGTCAGGTAAGTTTTCGCTTCTTTTTTACGGCCTTGTTCCAGCAAGAAATCGCCATAAAAGAAATTAGGGTCAATACCATCAGGATTGATTACCAGCGCCTGTTTCAATAACTGCTCGGCTTGTTTGTTGTCACCAAAGCCGATCGGCCATCCCGGAACCTGATAATACAGTGTGCCGAGGCTGGTATAAGCCGAACCATTTAACGATTTAGGATCACGAGCCAACGCCTGTTCAAGTTCACCTTTTGCTTCTTTCACCAAAGAGAGTGCGTCTAAGCCACCTTTTGCGCCGGCCCAACTACTTTTTACAATGGCAGACCAAATCAGTAAATCGACACGTGATTTGTTTTGCAAACTCTGTTGGCTTGCCTCTTTACTTAACGTTTCCAGACACCCTTCTTTTGCGTCCTTTTCTACCTGATACTGGCAAACACTCCACTGGTCCTGTATCTGAATTAATGCATCAGCAGCATGGACTTGCGGTGCCGCAACACTCACTAATCCCATTAAAAAAAAGTACTTTTTCATCAATGAGTTCCTTTCTGAAAGGTAGCACGGGCGAATTTAGCAATGACAGGCAATTGTTTGATAATGGCGTTATCAACAAGCTGAGGTATGAGCCCATTTATGCGGACAAACAAGCCTTCCGGCCAGCCTAACCAGCGACGTTTTATCTCTTTTTGCAAAGCAGTCACGACTTCACGGGCAACCGACTCGGCAGTATCGCTTTTGGTGCCCAGTTCTTTGTTCATTGCATTAACAGCATCTGAATTGATCGAGGTTTGCGTCGCCCGGGGAGCAAAGTAGAGCACTTTAATTCCGCTACCGGCTAATTCTCTGTTCAGTGCTTCGCTAAAACCGCGGATAGCAAACTTGGTCGCACAGTAAACGCTGTATCCCGGATAACCAATACTGCCCAGACTTGAGCCTATATTCATGATCAGGGCCGGTTTGTTTAAATGCGGCAACATGGCTTTGGTCAGTAAAACCGGAGCCTGCACGTTCACATGTAACTGTCGCTCAATCTGGGTTTCTGTCTGATCTTCCAGCCAGGCAAATTCATTGGTACCGGCATTGTTAATCAGTACATCGATCCCGGCATTCAGCGCCGGATGTTGCAGCAACATAGCCCGGTCCGCAGTCTGAGTAAGATCAGCGACGATAATCTGATGACGATCCGGATAAGGTAATGACGCCTTCAGTTGTTCAAGCTGGCTTTCATTGCGACCATGCAGCACCAGAAAAGCATTTTGTTCTGCCAACGCATGGGATAATGCTTTCCCGATGCCACCACTGGCACCAGTTATCAATATTTTTGCATTTTCCAGTTTCATGAGAGGTGCCCTGTTATTTCACGTAACATGTTGCCATAGAGCCGGTAGACGACTTTTGCTGAATGTATGATCGCTTGCTGATCTTCCGGTTTTTCCACTTTGTCCATCAATGACTCAAAAAAACGCAGATGTTCCTGATCAAGTGCACCATGAGAGCTGAGATAGCTCATAGCATTGAGCGGTAAGCTAAGGCCCTTTTTCAATTGTTCAGCGACGTTGAGTGCAATAGCGACACTGGTACCTTCCAGCACCTGCACCATGCCAAAAAATCCCATGGGATTTGAACGGCTTATCTGGTCATAAAGAAATGCCACCATCAGTTCAATGGATAATCCCGGCTGACCGGTTCTGACAGCTTCTGCATCGCCACCACATGCCCGGATATCGTTTAATATCCATTCCTGATGGCCATATTCTTCATCAATGTATTCTGCAATTGCGCCACGTACCCACTCATAATCCTGTGGTAACTTTCCTCCGGTTGCCATCAGTAACGGAACGGTATGACGCACGTGGTAATAGGCTTGTCTCAGGAAAGCTATGTACATTTCCTTGTTAATATCGCCGGTGCGACAGGCTTCGATGATCGGTGCACTTAATAAATAATCGCGATCACGTGCAGTGCTATCCTGAAGTTGCTGGTAAAAAGTCATATGCGATCTCCTGCGAAAAACTGAGCAATCTGTGTCTGATAAGTGTCCAGAATCTTTTGCCGCTTCGGCCGTCCATTACTGGTTATTAATCCGGACGCAGCGGTCAGTTCAGCTTCGAAATAATGATGAATCCGTGCATAGTCGGGTAAATGGGTATTGAGATGAGCAATGTGCGCGGACAGTTGTTTTTCCTGTCCGGAGGTTGTTTGTACGATGGCAATATTGGCTGGCAAGGCATCACCGAATACGACAATGCGGGTTATTGACGGGTAAATCTGCGCCTCGGCTTCTATCCATTCCGGCGAGAAATTGCGTCCGAATGCGGTGATCTGCACATTTTTCTTGCGTCCGGTAATATGCAAAAAGCCCTGCTCGTCTATATGGCCTAAATCGCCAGTGGCTATCTGCTCATGAGAGGATGATTCGCCGAGATAGCCGAGCATAGCGGCACCATTTACCAAGACCTCACCATCTTTACTGATGACAACCTTGCAATGACGAAGCGGTAATCCCACTGCGCCGGGCAGATCATGGTCAGGCGAATTCAATGCGACTACAGATCCACATTCAGAAAGACCATAACCTTCATAAACAGGTAAGCCCGACTGACGTGCTGTATGAATTAAATCCGCCGCTACTTTCCCGCCACCCACGGCAACAAAACGTAAACTGGATGCCAGTGAATTGTCAGCACTGCACATAGCAACCAGCATTCTGAGTAATTCGGGCACCAGCACCAGACTATGCGGCTGCCATGTCTTTAGTGCCTGAGCAAAAACCGGTGGTGAAAACTGACTGGAACCGGTCAGCCCCACCTCGGCAAGAGAAGGGATACGGCTACTGGCGCCTGTCAGTAAAGGCACATACAGCCCGGTTATATTCTCCAGCAACGTAGATAACGGCAGTAAGGTGAGATGCTGTCTGATCTCAGCAGAGCTGATGCGCTCTGTAATTGACTGACAAACATTCATCAGATGACTGAAACTCAGGCAAACCCCTTTGGGATGCCCGGTTGTACCTGATGTATAGGTAATTTTTGCAGTGCCTTCAGGAATGGATGGCACTTCTGCCGGCTGGCAGCGTTGCAATGGTAAAGAGGCTAATTGTGATGATAACCAGCCTGCTTTTGACGGACCAACCAGCGCATCGGCACCGCTCGTTTCCAGTAGCCAGTTTTGTTGTTCCTCACTAAAAAACAAGGGAACAGGAATAACGACGACACCGGAAAACATACAGGCGAGATCAACTAATGCCCAATCAATACCGTTATCTATCTGCAGGGCCAGGCGGGATATTTTCAGATCTTTCAGTTGATCAGATAATTGGCGGATTTCATGCTCAAGTGCGGCATAGGTGAGCGTTCGGTGGCTATCATATAAAGCCGGACGATTCGGATCTTCAGCGGCGATCCGGCTGATTTGTTCAAACAAGTTCATGCAGATGTCCTCACTGTTTCAGAAAACAAAGAAGGCATAGCGTCGAACAAGGAGAATAAAAGACTGTTTTCACACAGTGTCTGATAACCAGCGTTCACATCACCAATCATGACAAGCGGATGATTACGGTAATATTCTCCCCAGGCATCGGCATCCTCCCCCAGCCGCTCAGGTAAAGCCGGAGACAGTTCCACCGGATTAAGATGCAGACGCTGAAAGATATTGCGGATCTTGTTCGTGCCGGTAAACGCCACATAGTCCAGATGACTCTTTCTGAGTAACAGGCACAGTGCGGCAAACATGATCCGCGAGGCACCCGCTTCAACAGCGGCAAAATTACCGATCTCGATTATCTGAGTCCGCTCCATAACGATGCCGTGTTGATTCGCGACTACTTGCTCAACCGGTGCATCCAGATAGTGCTCTAAATAAAGATTGTTCAGATGTGCCGGATTTAATCCGCAAGCACTGACCAGCTGACCGTCAGCCCGGTAAAGTCCAAGCAAGACCGGTAAGAAATGTGGGATCGTCGCATTAAATTCGCGGAAATATTGATCCTGTATAAATTGTTGCAAGTGTGAATATTGATGACTGCTTTTAGCCAGCGATAACTGGTAAGGCGCATTGACAGGCTTCATAACTGCTCCGGCTAACATCTAACGTCTGATTGAATGCTAGACCTGAACACTTAATTGAATCTTAAAAAGCCAATAAAGATACATCTAAAATAGATATTAATGACGCTGGTCAATATTCCCTTTCGGAAATAACAGCCAGAAATTGCGATCATTTCATGCAATATGGCTGAGCGGTGTTATGGGTTTGACGTTACGGACAGTGACATTTGTTCTTTTTTGGCCTGATACATTGCACAGTCAGCATAATGAATCAGCTCACTTTCGTTTTCGCCATGATCCGGATAAATAGCACAGCCAATACTGGGGAAGATCTGTAATTGAGCCTTTTCCAGATTATACGGCTGAGATAATGCGGCTCTGATTTTGTTTTTGATGACGTCTACGTCACCCGTATGCTTGA is a window from the Tolumonas auensis DSM 9187 genome containing:
- a CDS encoding tetratricopeptide repeat protein, which gives rise to MKKYFFLMGLVSVAAPQVHAADALIQIQDQWSVCQYQVEKDAKEGCLETLSKEASQQSLQNKSRVDLLIWSAIVKSSWAGAKGGLDALSLVKEAKGELEQALARDPKSLNGSAYTSLGTLYYQVPGWPIGFGDNKQAEQLLKQALVINPDGIDPNFFYGDFLLEQGRKKEAKTYLTKALNAPERIGRELADKGRKQEIQDRLSEL
- a CDS encoding SDR family oxidoreductase; amino-acid sequence: MKLENAKILITGASGGIGKALSHALAEQNAFLVLHGRNESQLEQLKASLPYPDRHQIIVADLTQTADRAMLLQHPALNAGIDVLINNAGTNEFAWLEDQTETQIERQLHVNVQAPVLLTKAMLPHLNKPALIMNIGSSLGSIGYPGYSVYCATKFAIRGFSEALNRELAGSGIKVLYFAPRATQTSINSDAVNAMNKELGTKSDTAESVAREVVTALQKEIKRRWLGWPEGLFVRINGLIPQLVDNAIIKQLPVIAKFARATFQKGTH
- a CDS encoding TenA family transcriptional regulator, producing MTFYQQLQDSTARDRDYLLSAPIIEACRTGDINKEMYIAFLRQAYYHVRHTVPLLMATGGKLPQDYEWVRGAIAEYIDEEYGHQEWILNDIRACGGDAEAVRTGQPGLSIELMVAFLYDQISRSNPMGFFGMVQVLEGTSVAIALNVAEQLKKGLSLPLNAMSYLSSHGALDQEHLRFFESLMDKVEKPEDQQAIIHSAKVVYRLYGNMLREITGHLS
- a CDS encoding AMP-dependent synthetase/ligase yields the protein MNLFEQISRIAAEDPNRPALYDSHRTLTYAALEHEIRQLSDQLKDLKISRLALQIDNGIDWALVDLACMFSGVVVIPVPLFFSEEQQNWLLETSGADALVGPSKAGWLSSQLASLPLQRCQPAEVPSIPEGTAKITYTSGTTGHPKGVCLSFSHLMNVCQSITERISSAEIRQHLTLLPLSTLLENITGLYVPLLTGASSRIPSLAEVGLTGSSQFSPPVFAQALKTWQPHSLVLVPELLRMLVAMCSADNSLASSLRFVAVGGGKVAADLIHTARQSGLPVYEGYGLSECGSVVALNSPDHDLPGAVGLPLRHCKVVISKDGEVLVNGAAMLGYLGESSSHEQIATGDLGHIDEQGFLHITGRKKNVQITAFGRNFSPEWIEAEAQIYPSITRIVVFGDALPANIAIVQTTSGQEKQLSAHIAHLNTHLPDYARIHHYFEAELTAASGLITSNGRPKRQKILDTYQTQIAQFFAGDRI
- a CDS encoding thermostable hemolysin, yielding MKPVNAPYQLSLAKSSHQYSHLQQFIQDQYFREFNATIPHFLPVLLGLYRADGQLVSACGLNPAHLNNLYLEHYLDAPVEQVVANQHGIVMERTQIIEIGNFAAVEAGASRIMFAALCLLLRKSHLDYVAFTGTNKIRNIFQRLHLNPVELSPALPERLGEDADAWGEYYRNHPLVMIGDVNAGYQTLCENSLLFSLFDAMPSLFSETVRTSA